From Apium graveolens cultivar Ventura chromosome 9, ASM990537v1, whole genome shotgun sequence, the proteins below share one genomic window:
- the LOC141687323 gene encoding serine/threonine-protein kinase Nek6-like, with protein sequence MRIKVEAESNMENYQVIEQVGRGAFGTAFLVQHKLEMKKYVIKRIGLAKQTEKFKRTAHQEMNLIAKLHNPFIVEYKDAWVEKACGICIVTSYCEGGDMAEMIKKARGTYFPEEKLCKWMTQLLLAVNYLHSNRVLHRDIKCSNIFLTNEEDIRLGDFGLAKILNKDDLASSVVGTPNYMCPELIADIPYGYQSDIWSLGCSLFEIAAHQPAYRARDMAGLISKINQSSISPLPAVYSSTLKRLIKSMLRKKPELRPTAAELLRHPYLQAYVAKYSNSSAVFLPVKPENKLRDKSTRTQLSDKLKQSRNSRTGENVVLTRLKNVHTFDGKAFHQFRKVKVKTEPVSSIKKFRQVSKGKEGSRGTLNMLDENASADLEKSAIDSSLIKQHTDVIELEEFNLSGASQQHQNSETVCTGKCMSHGNCDTNSEPPKYQMYSNKIFKDEKLSDATTIIKHVHETLRLSKLDAGTASEQTSTSTVTLAEGTDPSIEADDAISQHNGRENCYQVNQKPSDILPIRRELSLGQKRAEALEALLELCAKLLRQKRHEELAGVLRPFGEEAVSSRETAIWLSKSLRNFTKQEGKI encoded by the exons ATGCGGATAAAGGTCGAAGCTGAGTCGAATATGGAAAATTATCAAGTGATAGAACAGGTCGGTAGAGGAGCTTTCGGAACTGCATTTCTAGTGCAACACAAGCTTGAAATGAAAAA GTATGTGATCAAGAGGATTGGCTTGGCTAAACAAACAGAGAAATTCAAACGCACCGCGCATCAGGAG ATGAATTTGATTGCCAAGCTGCATAACCCATTTATAGTGGAGTACAAGGATGCATGGGTAGAAAAG GCTTGTGGTATATGCATTGTTACAAGTTACTGCGAAGGAGGAGACAT GGCAGAGATGATTAAGAAAGCTAGAGGAACTTATTTTCCTGAGGAG AAGCTCTGCAAATGGATGACCCAACTGCTACTAGCTGTTAATTATCTTCATTCGAACCGAGTCCTTCATAGGGATATCAAG TGTTCCAACATATTTCTTACAAATGAAGAAGATATCAGACTTG GTGACTTCGGACTTGCGAAAATACTAAACAAAGATGATCTCGCGTCTTCG GTTGTTGGCACTCCAAACTATATGTGTCCAGAACTTATAGCAGATATACCGTATGGCTACCAGTCAGACATCTGGTCCTTAG GTTGCTCCTTGTTTGAAATAGCTGCACATCAACCAGCATATAGAGCTCGA GACATGGCCGGACTCATAAGCAAAATCAACCAATCATCTATTTCCCCGCTGCCTGCAGTTTATTCCTCTACATT GAAAAGATTGATCAAAAGCATGCTACGGAAAAAGCCAGAACTCCGACCAACT GCTGCAGAGCTGTTGAGGCATCCCTATCTACAAGCATATGTCGCCAAATACAGCAACTCATCTGCAGTTTTTCTTCCTGTAAAACCTGAAAATAAGTTGAGGGATAAATCAACAAGAACGCAGCTTTCTGACAAGCTGAAGCAGAGTAGAAACAGCAGGACTGGAGAAAATGTAGTCTTGACGCGGTTGAAAAATGTTCATACATTTGATGGAAAGGCTTTTCACCAATTCAGGAAAGTCAAGGTCAAGACTGAACCAGTTAGTTCTATAAAGAAGTTTAGGCAAGTGTCCAAAGGAAAAGAAGGCTCTAGGGGCACTTTAAACATGCTTGATGAAAATGCTAGTGCTGACTTAGAGAAATCAGCTATAGACAGTTCATTGATTAAACAACACACTGATGTAATAGAACTAGAAGAGTTCAACTTATCAGGTGCTTCCCAGCAGCACCAGAATAGTGAGACAGTATGCACAGGGAAATGCATGAGCCATGGAAACTGCGACACAAACTCAGAACCACCTAAATACCAAATGTACAGCAACAAGATTTTTAAGGACGAGAAGTTGTCGGACGCCACAACTATAATAAAGCATGTGCATGAAACTCTACGTCTCTCCAAATTAGATGCGGGCACTGCTTCAGAACAAACTTCTACAAGTACAGTCACGCTTGCAGAAGGAACTGATCCAAGCATAGAAGCAGATGATGCTATAAGCCAGCATAATGGCAGAGAAAACTGTTATCAAGTAAATCAAAAACCCTCTGATATTTTACCAATTAGAAGAGAATTGTCTTTGGGACAAAAGAGAGCAGAAGCATTGGAAGCGCTACTTGAACTTTGCGCAAAACTCCTTAGACAAAAAAGGCATGAGGAACTTGCCGGTGTTCTTAGACCATTTGGTGAAGAGGCTGTTTCTTCAAGGGAAACAGCCATTTGGTTATCGAAGAGCCTGAGAAATTTCACAAAACAAGAAGGGAAGATATAA